A single window of Microcoleus sp. FACHB-68 DNA harbors:
- a CDS encoding EAL domain-containing protein — protein sequence MDASSQGVGRCKRCETLPEKIEDSGSLYLWFPIGHTHHKVTSALYKAQLAYQVIEEGKCLNIILDKNNIECYKNLLTTKLTSKELKETQVLLMPELQEPQLGDFSRMMSLENFNSLNESEWLLDLLATERITSHFQPIVYSADTSQIFAHEALLRGLDDGGNLIAPGRIFGQAEKAGLVFQLDALARTSAIREASRHGIKELVFINFSPTSVYDPTTCLRMTVRAIDEAGIPHNNVVFEVAESEQPPDIRHLVKILKFYQDAGFLIALDDFGSGYSNLNLIHQLRPDFIKLDMQLIRNVHQDPYKALITEKLLEIAQQLEIRTIAEGIESLEELNWVRERGATFVQGYLIAKPTSPPLTTTPYLNRESMSVPA from the coding sequence ATGGATGCAAGTAGCCAAGGTGTAGGACGCTGCAAGCGTTGTGAAACGCTACCAGAAAAAATTGAAGACAGTGGAAGCCTATATCTCTGGTTTCCGATAGGACACACTCATCATAAGGTAACGTCAGCTTTATACAAAGCTCAGCTCGCTTATCAGGTGATAGAAGAAGGCAAATGCTTAAATATTATTCTTGACAAGAATAATATTGAATGCTACAAAAACTTGCTAACAACCAAGCTCACAAGTAAGGAGTTAAAAGAGACACAAGTCCTGTTGATGCCTGAGCTTCAAGAGCCGCAGTTGGGGGATTTCTCGCGGATGATGTCCCTGGAGAACTTTAACAGCCTCAACGAATCAGAGTGGTTGTTAGATTTGCTAGCCACAGAGCGGATTACCAGTCATTTTCAGCCGATAGTTTATAGCGCAGATACTTCCCAAATTTTCGCTCACGAGGCATTGCTGCGAGGTTTGGATGATGGGGGAAACTTAATTGCACCGGGGCGCATTTTTGGCCAAGCGGAAAAGGCCGGCCTTGTATTTCAACTCGATGCTTTAGCCAGAACAAGTGCGATTCGCGAAGCCAGCCGACACGGCATTAAGGAGCTAGTATTTATCAACTTCTCGCCCACTTCTGTTTACGACCCCACGACCTGTTTACGCATGACTGTGCGGGCTATTGATGAAGCGGGAATTCCTCATAATAATGTTGTATTTGAAGTAGCAGAATCAGAGCAACCCCCAGATATTCGTCACCTCGTCAAAATTTTAAAGTTTTACCAAGACGCTGGATTTCTAATCGCACTCGATGATTTTGGCAGCGGGTATTCTAACTTAAATTTAATTCACCAATTACGTCCAGACTTTATTAAGTTGGATATGCAGTTGATTCGCAATGTACATCAAGATCCTTATAAAGCACTGATTACTGAAAAGCTACTGGAAATTGCCCAGCAGTTGGAGATTAGAACAATCGCCGAAGGCATTGAATCTTTAGAGGAACTGAATTGGGTGCGCGAGCGAGGGGCAACCTTTGTGCAGGGTTATTTAATTGCCAAACCGACCTCACCGCCGCTAACAACCACGCCTTACTTAAACAGGGAATCGATGTCAGTGCCGGCATAA